The following DNA comes from Dermochelys coriacea isolate rDerCor1 chromosome 21, rDerCor1.pri.v4, whole genome shotgun sequence.
aaaacattttttgtaaaaagaaaaaaacccttttggatGAAAATTACATGTCTTCTAGTTCCATTTGTGATTTTCCCTGGAGAATGGAATCATTATAGATAATACATGAGTACAAATTTCTCTAATGTGAACAGGGCCACGCTCAGCCACCAACTCCGACTTACAATAAGAGGCTGCTGCTGGAAATGGAATCAGGCTAAGCTTTAAAGCAGACATTGTTTTGAAAAAATACTGTAATTGTAACTTGAGTGTTGTGCTCTTCAGTGTGAATCTTCGCTGTCATGGTGATAGGTGGAGCTGAAAACCAAGAGAGAAGAAAACTCCATTAGCACAATGATGAGAGAAGGGGGATGTAATAAAAGTGTAAATTCATAGAGTtggaggccagaagggaccattacatcaGCTAGTCTtgcttcctgcataacacaggccattaaatttcacccagttatctcTGTATTGAGTCCAATAACATGTGTCTAGCTAAAAGagaaggaggatttgtggcaccttagagactaacaaatttatttgagcataagctttcgtgagctacatctcacttcatcagatgcatttgatctgtaactcacgaaagcttatgctcaaataaatttgttagtttctaaggtgccacaagtcctccttttctttttgcgaatacacactaacacggctgctactctgaaacctgtctagctAAAGTCTCTCTTCTAAAAAGGCTCTAGTctggatctgaagacatcaagagatggagaatctgccacttCCCTGGGGAGTTTGTTCCAAGGGTCAATCATCCTCACAATTAAACAATTGTCTCTGATTTCTAATTTGAATCAGTCTGGTTTTAACTCCCAGCCATCTTtccttgttctgcctttctccacttCTAAACATGAGGCATAACAATAATGAATGTATTTGCCATTAATGTGATTTTTCGAGCACCTGAACAAGTGTTGGGTACCACATAAACCCACAGTCCTGCCCTGAGGAGGACTAATTTCAGCATGACATAAATGAAGGTAAAAACAGTCCTGGATATGGATGAAGGACAGAGGAGGATGAGGGTCCATTCACACGCCGATGGTCCTTCACTTTCcatgggctccgtggctggagttGAGTGTTGGGTGGGATTTCAGTGAGGTGAGGGAGTGGCGTGGAGATGGAAGAAGACAAAAGGGGTACCCAgggggcattggcagagcagaGAGGGCTTGAGGGGATGACATAAAAGGGGATGACACCTTTCTATCCGTCAGAGTTTTatgctgctgcccatcaccataggaTCTgggcaccttccatgtaaaatagccaagtccctagtggactttcTGGAATCTCTGAGGCTTCTCTGTTTTCAGGATCAATCCTTGGAGtaggatgtttggttttgatttggTTAGGTGTTATTAATTCCACTATTTAACTTTGTTTATTTATCCGGATAAGTCAGGGGTTCGGTAGAAGGGGGTACCTGGGTGGGGTGTGTCGTTcttatgggggaaaaaacctgtaCTGCCTCCAGCCTCACACAGTAGTGCCTCCCAAGTGACCTCACACTAGTGCTGTTCTAAGCCCTTCTCCCAATGTCGCTGACTCCTCCTGCCTCTTCTTGCATGCTCTTCGGGAGGCATGCTCACCATTATCCATGCTATAACATGTCATTCTCAGGCACAAAGCAATAATGGTAACAAAGGGCAGGGAAGCGTGTACAAACACCGACGCTCAGGCATGCGCATGCCTATGCACGTGTGCACACAGACACAGAAACATGTACAGTCTGATCCCATCTCTGACATAGACCACTGCTGACAGTTTTGTATTCCCGCCCAATAAGCACTGGACATGGCCGTGGAGAGGAGCTGTCTGAGGGTCCCTGAGCCAGGGGTCTGTTCTCCCCCAGTGTAATTTAGGGAGGGGTGCTATATGGCTTGTGAAATTGTCGAGTACTGGGAACTGAATTGTGTGCGAGTGCAGAGACAGAGGAGCAGACAGGATGGCGGGTGACATGCAGATGCGTAGCCATTACAAATGCCCGAGACGGATCGGACAGGTTATGTGGAGAGCTGATGGTGGCTTTAGGACAGGATgtatgtggggtgggaggaggggttgaaGGTAGGATTCTGGGAGGGTTGGGTGGGGGTAGTGATGGGGCAATGGGTACACTCTGTGTGTAGTCAGGGGAGATGGTGTGCAAGGACTATAAGGGACCTGTGTGAGTgtggggctgcaggcaggagaaGGTGTATGGTGGGGTGTCTCCCTGGGGCATAGGTAGTGTGCGTGGCGGGGTCTTTGtgttggtgggggtggagaggccgTGTATGATCTATGTGTGTTACCAGGTAGGGAGGGCGCTGAGGGTGTCGCCCATGGGATGTGGGATGTGGAGGGGATCGTTGTAGCAAGCTGTGCGTGATGTGGCTGGGCCGTGTGGGGAAGTGGGGCGGGGCGGGCACTGGGAGGATGTAGTGGAGTACAGGGGGGACCATGGGGCTGTGGTGGGTgttatttgcattaccatagcCCATAAAAACTCCCTGTCATGGCCCCAtccccgttgtgccaggcgctgttcaaacacagaacaaaacaaaagccccCATCACAAGGAGCTTCCAGTCTAAGTAGAAGACAAGACACCAAGTGGATACAGACATACTAGGGAGCACAAGGAATGGGGATTGGTGGTGTTGGGGTAAGAAGGGGTGGGTGTCTGTGCGTGCAGCCAGGGTGCATGCTGTGCTCACCATTACAAGGGGGACTCTGGGGGGGTGGAGGCCTATCGCTTCTGGGCAGCGCTGGCTTGCACACACCCTGGAGCTTGGCAGGGTGATTATCATTTCCAGCAGGCTGAAGTGCCCTGGTGCAGGTGGGGAAGGCAAGTTCCCTGCAGCCCCCGCAACGCCCTCCCTCCTCTGGGATACTATGCCCGCCAGATGGCCACTGGTTAGTGGAAAGTGGGTGTGACACAGCCAAAGCTCCCTTTCACAGACACGCTCTCCGCTGGGGTTCAAATGCACAAGCTGTAaacatctaaaaagaaaaggaggacttgtggcaccttagagactaacaaatttatttgagcataagctttcgtaagctacagctcacttgaagtgagctgtagctcacgaaagcttatgctcaaataaatttgttagtctctaaggtgccacgagtcctccttttctttttgcgaatacagactcacacggctgctactctgaaacctgtaaatatctAGGATCTCAACAGGAGAGGGCAGAGATGCTGTCTGAGCAGCTCGAGCCCAGAAAGGGCTCTTCACcaggggcctctgggcactggAGATAGATTCCTCAGACCGAGACAGCACCAATCCCTGCTGTAAAATGCAGTACACAGAGGCGATGGATGCATCGcgccctctgcccaccccccgcCCTCCGCTCTCCGCACTGGCCCAGCTCCCCAACTACCTCCAGCCCCCCAATGCCCACAGCAGATTCAAGCAGCTCCATTCTCTGAGCTATGAGATACAGCCCCTTCCCACCATTCCCTCCCCACAAAGTGACGCTGCTCTGAGGGGCCTGCACCAAGGATTGGTACGGAGCTTGCTCTGCTCCCACTCAACTCACCGGGAGCCTGTGCACCCCACTTCCAGCAAATCCACTAACATTcagaaatgggagctgcagcccgTTGGACTGGGGGTTCCCAGTGGCTCGCTCCTAGCCATGCGAGGGCCGGAGAGAATAGCTGCCTATGGGCATGGCTTTAGGTAAGTCTGTGTGAGTGGGGTTGAAACCGCTCAGTTATCATTCCCCTTTCCCCTGAGTTTGGCGCCACTGGACTTAGGGTGGCGAAGGCACTGGCCTTCACAGGCGGAGGGGTACAAGAAATATTGTACTGCCCAATGGCAGTATTTAAACATCAGTAAAATATGTGGCATATACAGGGCATGTCCCACCCCGCTCCCCCTGAGGGGctcccccttccagccccctgtCTAGTTCCCTGGAGGAGCTCTCTATCCCAGCTTCACTGCCCCTCCAGTCCATTGCCCTTCCAGGGGCTCCCCATCCTCCAGAGTTCTCTCTAGCCCTGGAGGTTCCTGCCTCCCATCGCTCCGAGTGAGGAATATCCCCCTTTTCCCTGTTCTGTCCAAATTCACAGGACCACCCCGAGTAGAGAGCGATGCCGCCCAAGCTCCCCTGTGCTTGCCACCAGCCAGCCCTTCCTTGTCTCCTCTACTCCCAGGGTCCCTGCCTCGCTGTTCATGCCACACGGCGCCTTTCTCCTGAGTCACCCGCTGCTGCCCAGAGGCTGCTCCCTTTCCGGAGTATAAATCAGAAATTCAGAACACAGGCTCAGCTCACAAGGGGAACAGTGAGCAATTCTCAGGCCAGCCGTCCTTCCCGTGGGAGCCAGCCTGCCCCTCCGGTTGATGGGAATCATTTCCCAGACGAGGTGGTTAGCAGGGGAAACAAATGGGGACTGACTGCAGCAAACCCTTCTCTGATGGTAGATACATCAGAGCATGCTTATGGTTACTGAATAATTTATGCTCGGTGCTCTAATGAGCTTGGCAGCCTTTCCTTCCGCACCTCCCTTCCTCACACTGCTCTGGGGGACCATGACACACTCCAGTAGGCTCACTCCACCCTCTGACATCCTGCGTATTAGGACAGCAAAAGTCCAGACAGCTGACATTCAAGGTGCCCTGCAATGGGTTTGAGCCCTTACTTTGCTTACTCGTGTATAAAACCCCATGAAGTGATGGGGTGGTACCGCTCCTTTCGGTTTGGTTTTTGCATCAGAGCTACTGAGCTTGTCTCCTCGTTTTTTCTTGGGAGACTCTCTGGAGACCTGGCAGGGTTATGATACCACCAGCACCACAGAAGTGAACCCTGAGCAATAGGTGAGGGAGGGAGGTTTAGTCCGACTACTACATTCCAATTTGTTGGTGTTCACACCTATCTAATTGAAATGCCCAACAAACAGTTGGTAGAAAGGCATTCTTGGTTAAAGTTTCAACACCTCCATCCTTTCAGTTAAGCGCTAATAAAATTTTTGCTCCTCACCTCTACACCCTCCCTGGAGATTTTTTTGCAAAAGCAGGGAAGGTAAGACTTGCTGTTCTgatggtaaaacttttgttgggggtggggggtgaaataAAACCTTCCAGGCTTTATTTATTGGTCTTGATGATATTTTTCAAAGGGGAACAACCCCAGAAGGTTTTCCTGTGGCAGGTGGGTGCGTTGGAGAGTTGAACAGTGCAGAGCACCACCTAAGACTAGACGATGCTCTGTCTCTCCTGCTCCTTAGCTCAGGCCTCAGAGAAGGCAGGCCTGGTCCTCAGGAACTGACACATTAGGAAACGAAAAAGCTCTTGCCCAGAAGCTTCTCTtactggtggggggtgggggggggcggaatcGATTTCTCCTCCAGCCACCAGCTGGTACGGGAGGAAGCTTTTTGCTGATTGCTGTCTCGGTGTCAGGACTCTTTTCTGTGGGGCTTCCCAGGCCACTCCACTCCAGCTGAACACAGCCGTACAGAGCTAGAGAGCGCCCTTGGGCAGAGCCCCAGAAAGCCAGAAAGTCATTCTGCTGGACACGCTGACTTTGCTGTGTCAGTGTCCCCCAATATTTATGCCACACAGCGATGCAAAATAACATCAGGCTATCGTGCTGTGGTGacagtcctggccctttaaaatccctcctgactgCCAGGAAGGGGATAACTTTGTCACAGGATCTCAGGACCcagccctgcaccttgtgtgtCATTTGCAcgtgtgcaaagtgagtgtgaaatGCTCCCACTGGTGGTAGGGGCGTGTTCTGCTTCCACCCACTGCTAACTTGGCTGGACTGTGAACCGGTAACCTAGAAGTGAATGGGCCATAGCAATTCTCTGACCCCCTACCCTCTTTGGGCTTAAAACTGTCTCTGGCCTCTGTGGTCAATGTAAAACTGCTGTAAGACCAGATTAAGTCCCCATTCCTTTCTCTGCCCCCACAAAGTCTCACCCCCTTAGCGCAGGAGCTTTCTCCTCTCCAGCCTCTGACCAGCCTGCCTGTGCCTCTCTGCCTCTCTATTTCATCTCAGCTCCTTGATCCATGCACCCCTCCCGGTGCACCCCCACCAACCTCCTCAGGCATTCACTCTATGGGTGATGctgaggccagattttccaaagagctcagtatCCCACATGCGCCCATCATGGGCTCTTCTGCAGATGGGGCCACTTGTTTGGGTGACTCCGTGGGAGCTGCTCTCTCAAAATCCCCTTTTGCTGCAGGGCATGGAGCTAAGAAGTGACCCAAGCTGTGATTTCACCTGTACCTAACTCCGCGTGGTGTTTTCTGTCTCCTCCACAGGTACAAGAGTGTAATGACACCCAAACGAGCAGCTGCAGCCATTGCTTGCTGCTGGATCGTTTCCCTGCTCGTGGGACTGACCCCCATGTTTGGCTGGAACAACCTGAACAAGATGAGGAGGACTCAGGAGGCGAACGCCAGCCACACGGCTTTCATCATCAGGTGCCAGTTCGAGAACGTCATCAGCATGGAGTACATGGTCTATTTCAACTTCTTTGTCTGGGTGCTGCCTCCCTTGTTGCTGATGCTCATCATCTACCTGGAGGTCTTCAAACTGATCCGCAAGCAGCTCGACAAGAAGGTCTCATCCAACTCATCGGATCCTCAGAAATATTACGGGAAGGAGCTGAAGATCGCCAAGTCCTTGGCACTGGTCCTCTTCCTGTTTGCACTGAGCTGGATCCCACTGCACACGCTCAACTGCATCACCTTGTTTTGCCCGTCCTGCCAGACTCCCAGCATCCTGACATACATCGCTATTTTCCTGACTCACGGCAACTCGGCCATGAACCCCATCGTCTACGCCTTCCGGATCAAAAAATTCAGGACCACGTTCCTGCAAATCTGGCACCAGTACATCTGCTGTGAAACCGATAAGAACACTAACAACCTGGACAACAATGAGCTAGGCAACTGGCCGCTAGAGAGAGCAGGGACTGTCCCAGATATGCCGTACCTTGATTtacaaaagtccctttaatgtccAAAGAGCAAACTTGGCTTCACCCCTTCCACATGCACACAATTGTAAATGACTGGTAGGGAAGGGGGAAGCAATGGCCCAGGAGACTTGAGATGGTCAGACTAAGCCGACGTTTACCTGAGCTAGCATAGGGCATTATTTATTCAAAGCCATTGTACTGTTCTGATATTGTAGCCTGCactgttcttattttattttttttagggtGAAGTGTATCTAGGTATTCAAAGGGGAATTGTACAGACAAGGATGTGATTTATCTTTAactcaaataaaaaagaaagacagcagctctgcagcatTACGGATGGGTTCTCGCTCCCGGGGTCTCACTGCAGTGCTCGCTCTTAGAACTGGGACAGCCAGAGGCTGCTCAAATCAAAAAGGGATATGAGACGGGAGAGGGGCACAGAGTGGGACAATGGGTGTTGTAAATGAGGTTGTAAATGTCCCCATGTCCCTCTCTCCTAAATCTCCCATAAGGATTCCTGTGACACCGAGGGGGGGagagtggtgcatcatgggagatgtagtcctacCAGGGAGTCCAGCCTGTAAtggagaatgggagcataaggCACCCAAACTATTACTCCCATGAGGCATCGTGGCACCATGTTGAATAGAAACATGTCAAAATTTGACCAAATTATTTTGCTGAAAAGTTAATTTTCTGAGGGGAAAAACCCTTATTTTCCAACCAGATTTACGTTGATGACATGAGGGCTAAGTTTGCCCAAGTCTAGCAGGTCAGGCATCCGGATTTTAGCCGGACTGTTCTCTTTTTGGAAAGGTTTGTCCCTGTCCAGTACCAGTCATGGCTCTGCCCCCGGCAGAATGACCTCATATGCATGATGCATGCAAGGTCACAATGGCTCATGTCAGGTCATGGCAGTAGGGTTATGCCCAGTATTCTGGGAATGTGTCAGAGGCCACCCTGTCGTGCCCGCACTATAGTTTCCACTGGTGGAGTTGGGACACCTGAAACTCCCAGTGCAGATGCTCAGCCGGGGACTCTGGGGATGAGTCCTTGGGGACTACAAATAGGTGGTCTCTCTGTCTACACTGAACCCACAACTTGCTTCTAGACAGGCCTCCGATGTGGAGCCTAGCCCAGACCTTAACAGTGCATCATAACCAGGCTAAGACAGAGCCTGACGGGACACAGGGCTACTTTTAGCTGCAGCTTCTCTCGCTCGTGCCTTGGCGTGCTTGCAGAGCCAGAGGCCTTCCCGAGGTAAGTGAGGTTGGCTTCCTCAGGTTCATTAGCCTGAGTTGATTGCTCTGGAAGCTCTGGAGCCAGATGGCGCCTGTATGTAGATGCCACAATGATGTTAATACACAGACAGCCTTAGCCAGCGCTGCCAGGTTAACGACATAGCAGGCCATGATCTCTGGACTGGCAGATATTCAGGCTGCCCTTTAGAGACACTGGCCAGAGCAAAAGCCATCTGCCCCCAGACTCCATTGTGGTAGAAGCTTGTATCATGGGGGCTGCAGCCTCTTTGTTCACATGCTCTGAGTTGTGAGTCACTGATCTGCACACTGAGCTCCCCTAGAAAGTCTTCCACCCGAGGGAAAGCGTGTGCCCCGGAGCTGCAACCTCCCCAACCCAGGAAGGCGGGCGGCATGGCCCCAGCTCCCTGGAACCCAGCAGCACTGACGAAGCAgggctctgggaggtggagtgTGGactgggccacacctggctgtttggggaggctgggggaagtCACTTCCTCCCTGGGCTCTGCATCCCCCGAGGGACGGCCCTGTTACCTACGCTCTGTACTCACCCAAGATGTGCCTCCgatcacactgctatttttaccagTGTAGTGTCCCGCTGATGGAACCTTGCCCCTGCCACAGGAAACGATTCACCATTTTAGAGCCTTCCACCGACATGTAGCTACCCACCGCAGCATGGACAcaacctgcttttcactgtgacGTGCAGCCACATGCACGCTACAGCCGGTGGTGTGTAATGTAGACACGGCCATTGTTGCTTGCGCCCAGCTTACCAGATGGTCCAGATTGTGCCATTTGAGTGACCTGTCCTTTATCACTTTATCTTGTGCAAATTTTATCACTCATTATATtaagttttcttccaggtcattggtaaagatgttaaatagtgtagggtcaagaaccgatccctgtgggacccccacTGGAAACAGATCTGCTCAGTGATGAGTCCCTGCTCTCGATTACATTTTGAGAGCCAGCTGtgagtcagtttttaatccatttaatatgtgccatgttgattttgtatcattctagtttcttaattgAAATTGCAttcagtaccaagtcaaatgccttacagaagtctaattatattacattaacactattacctttatcagcaaACTTATAATGTTATCAGAAAAAAAGATATGCAATTACTTTGTCAGGCTCTGTTTTCCATAAGCCCGTGGTTATTGGTACTAATTATATTcccctcctttagttctttattaattaacTCCTGTATCAGCCAccccattatcttgcctgggatcaatattagactgacaggcctataattaagCAGGTTGTCCCATTTATACTTTTTCAATATTGGCACAATGCTAGCTTTCTTCTACTCCTCCGGAACTTCCCCAGAGTTCCAAGACAagttgaaaaaaatcaacattaacattaCAGCGAAGTCTTCAAACAAGTCTTAAAATGCTTGGCctcaagttatccagacctgctgatttttaaatgtctaactttagtaacCGCTGTTAaacatcctcctgagttactgttgggatggaaagtatttcattatcATTATATGATATGACTACTTGATTCTGTctttttcccaaatacaaaacagaaatacttATTGAACACTTATGCCTTTTCTGCATGATTATTAacaattctaccattttcatctagtaCTGGACCAGTACCACGattaggattccttttgttcttgaTATATTtcaaaaactccttattgtccttaactccattggccatagatttctccttgcatctttttgcttcccttatcaattttatacagttccttccttctaatttatattcaatatatatatcaacttccccttttttccatttgtttatatacgtaatatataatattttatagttgcaaaaagaaaaggagtacttgtggcaccttagagactaacaaatttattagagcataagctttcgtgagctacagctcacttcatcgtaatgcatccgatgaagtgagctgtagctcacgaaagcttatgctctaataaatttgttagtctctaaggtgccacaagtactccttttctttttgcaaatacagactaacacggctgctactctgaaacctgtgatattatagttgctttcacttcccctctaaggAAGATTGGTTTTTCAACCAATGTAGACTTCTTTCTCCATTGTGAGATTATGGCTTTTGGGGCAtttagtaaaatgttcttaaccAGCtctcaattatcattcacatttttctgtttaaattttttCTCCCAACTGTTTTGGCTCATagttattttcagttttgtgacatcatcttggctgacacaccagggacctccagagctaaaagcatgctCTGCTCCACCTTGAGTTAAAAGGTCAAACCTGTCTGACAAactcacatcctct
Coding sequences within:
- the ADORA1 gene encoding adenosine receptor A1, with the translated sequence MAQSVSAFQAAYITIEVLITLVSVPGNVLVIWAVKKNQALQDATFSFIVSLAVADVAVGTLVIPLAIIINVGPRMEFYTCLWVACPVLILTESSILALLAIAVDRYLRVKIPLRYKSVMTPKRAAAAIACCWIVSLLVGLTPMFGWNNLNKMRRTQEANASHTAFIIRCQFENVISMEYMVYFNFFVWVLPPLLLMLIIYLEVFKLIRKQLDKKVSSNSSDPQKYYGKELKIAKSLALVLFLFALSWIPLHTLNCITLFCPSCQTPSILTYIAIFLTHGNSAMNPIVYAFRIKKFRTTFLQIWHQYICCETDKNTNNLDNNELGNWPLERAGTVPDMPYLDLQKSL